Within the Thiohalobacter sp. IOR34 genome, the region ATCCTGTTTTAATTGAGAAAATTCTCTATATGCCGGTACTGGAGGCGGAGCAGCGGAAGGATCGTTCCCTGGTCGAGGGCTGGTTCGAGGAACTCCGGCAGCGGGCCAATGCCGAGCTGCCGCCAGGGCAGCGTTTCGAGATGGCCCTCGAGTGGGGTGATGGTGAAAATCCGGCTGAACCCGCCTTCAGGGTGCGGATCACCAAGCTGACCCACGGCATCGTGGCCGCGGAACAGGTCCTGGGCGACGACTTCTTCGCCTCCACGGAATACGAACGCATCGCCGATATGAGCCGCCGTCTGGACGGACTGATCGGCGAGGGTGCCTATGTCCAGCGCGGCGAGCGCCAGCAGCCGATCGACAGCTTCCGCGAGGCCATGGACTGGCTGATGGAACAGGCCCGCCGTGGCCAGCACATCCAGCGCTACAAGGGGCTGGGTGAGATGAATCCGGACCAGCTGTGGGAAACCACCATGGACCCGGAGAGTCGCCGACTGCTGCAGGTGCAGATCGAGGATGCCGTGGCCGCCGACGAGATCTTCACCACCTTGATGGGCGACCAGGTCGAACCACGGCGCGAGTTCATCGAGAGCAATGCCCTGGCGGTGGCCAATCTGGATGTTTGAAAAACAGGATTCAGAATCCAGAATCCAGAATCCAGGAGCTAGGAGCTGGAAGGGGTTGAGGGGGCTTAGTCCGGAGGCTGCAACAGCGCCGGGTCGGTGATCCGCTCCATGGTGCCCTCGATCCAGTCCTCGGCCTGTCGCAGGATCTCGGCGGCGCTCTGGCCCTCGCTGACGATCGGCGGGCCGATCACCACGCGGATGGTTCCCGGGCGCTTGATGAAACCGTGCCGGGGCCAGAATTCGCCCGCATTGTGGGCCACCGGGACCACCAGGGCGCCGCTCTTTTCGGCCAGGATGGCGCCACCCAGCTTGTAGCGGCCGCGCTGTCCCGGCGCCACCCGCGTCCCTTCCGGAAACACCGTCACCCAGAGTCCCTCCCTGAGCCGTTCGATCCCCTGGCTCACCAGCTGCTGAATGGCCCTGCGCCCGGCCTTGCGGTCGATGGCAATGGGTTTGAGGGTGGCGATGCCCCAGCCGAAGAAAGGGATGCGCAGCAGTTCGCGCTTCATGACCCAGACCTGGGGCGGGAAGATCTCCTGCAGGGCCAGGGTCTCCCAGGTCGACTGGTGTTTGCAGAAGATGATCGAGGGTTGGTCGGGGATGTGCTCGCGGCCTTCCAGTCGATAGTCGAGACGGCAAACCAACTTCAGCCAGCGCAGGTTGAGCCGGGCCCAGGTGGAGGCCAGCCGGTAGCGGCGGGCATAGGGCATGGGGTAGCTGAGCACCACCAGCGGGGCGATCACCACCATGCTGAGGGCGAAGACCAGCCAGAACAGGAGAGAGCGGATCAGCAGCATCCCGGGCAGCCTGTCGGGTTGGGGGTGGGTCCAGGGGGCATGCGGGAGAAGATCTCGGATTTCCTAGAATTTATGTTGTTGTTTCCCACTCTGGATCTATAAATCGCGAACATTTGGTTTTGATTTCCCACCATTTTCGCTGTGATTGCCTGGCCCGACGGATCGTCAGCCCCGTCGTTGCCGGACTTCAGCCGCCATCCTGCTGCAGCAGGGCGCTGACCGCTGCGGCGAGGTCGTCGTAGACCGGTACGCCCGCGGCCTCGGCAAGGGCCTCGGTGTCGCGGCCCTTGCCGGTGCGTAC harbors:
- a CDS encoding lysophospholipid acyltransferase family protein, which translates into the protein MLLIRSLLFWLVFALSMVVIAPLVVLSYPMPYARRYRLASTWARLNLRWLKLVCRLDYRLEGREHIPDQPSIIFCKHQSTWETLALQEIFPPQVWVMKRELLRIPFFGWGIATLKPIAIDRKAGRRAIQQLVSQGIERLREGLWVTVFPEGTRVAPGQRGRYKLGGAILAEKSGALVVPVAHNAGEFWPRHGFIKRPGTIRVVIGPPIVSEGQSAAEILRQAEDWIEGTMERITDPALLQPPD